From the Spodoptera frugiperda isolate SF20-4 chromosome 16, AGI-APGP_CSIRO_Sfru_2.0, whole genome shotgun sequence genome, one window contains:
- the LOC118281893 gene encoding chloride channel protein 2 isoform X3: MDSEDIVERGSRVVMYGRYQRDLSEAAREEARRLRRLRKKRRKDDKLRQKELEASGKHRPRGKFFKVLGYVWRHTFARLGEDWVFLALLGIIMAVVNFAMDRGIAVCQNARMWMYKDLATSTFSQYVAWVSLPVCLILFAAGFVHIVAAQSIGSGIPEMKTILRGVHLKEYLTYRAMISKIVGLTATLGSGLPLGKEGPSVHIASMVATLLSKLVTTFQGIYSNESRTSEMLAAACAVGVASCFAAPVGGVLFSIEVTTTYFAVRNYWRGFFAACCSAIMFRLLSVWSGAMPTVKPLFPTNLPQDFPFDPQEFAVFVLLGIVSGLLAALWVFLHRQYVLFIRNTKSLSNFLQKNRFIYPGFITLAVMSILFPPGIGKYMAADLGNQEQVLSLFSNFTWTDSLTAEQAAVVSHWQTLDVDHFGCLIIYFFSIFFLSLVSCTLPVPAGIFVPAFKMGASLGRFTGEVMHYFCPLGVAYGGHIQKILPGGYAVVGAAAFTGAVTHTVSTIVIVSEMTGQVTHLLPIMAAVLAANATASLLQPSCFDSIILIKKLPYLPDLLSSASRMYDICVEDFMVRDVKYIWNRMSFQQLKDLLKENKTIKSFPLVDSPSSMVLLGSIHRWELVKVIEKQVGRDRRLQIAALWHREAELRRRDEEARKKVRRPSRFEVTPAPDMLQVPGTGMTRGSSLTTKDQGGLIPPPGQLFRPKSILKKTNSFTLSRGLGPAHSAPHTPSTPQPSVYTTVTGAETRIRAAFEAIFKRSTLLQDVEGGLPDQLSPTSLPRSPSINKKVQLPRERVCDMSPEDQKAWEQMEMAKEIDFDRMLQIARKRDMHPDDPEYEDENLYICHIDPAPFQLVERTSLLKVHSLFSTLGVSRAYVTAIGRLIGVVSLKELRKAIEDVNSGALTLANRPEPPVAVPTTIKVVSTMPAPPSDSETAKLTAPGDH; the protein is encoded by the exons ATGGATTCGGAAGATATTGTTGAAAGAGGTAGCAGGGTTGTG ATGTATGGTCGCTATCAACGCGACCTAAGCGAAGCAGCAAGAGAAGAAGCAAGAAGACTGAGAAGACTACGGAAGAAGAGAAGAAAAGACGACAAACTCCGGCAGAAGGAGTTGGAAGCAAGCGGCAAACACAGACCTCGGGGGAAGTTCTTTAAAGTATTAG GCTATGTGTGGAGGCACACGTTCGCTCGGCTGGGCGAGGACTGGGTCTTCCTGGCGCTGCTGGGCATCATCATGGCGGTCGTCAACTTCGCCATGGACAGGGGCATCGCTGTCTGTCAGAATG CCCGCATGTGGATGTACAAGGACCTGGCGACGTCTACGTTCAGCCAGTACGTGGCCTGGGTGTCGCTGCCGGTCTGCCTCATACTGTTCGCCGCTGGATTCGTGCACATAGTCGCTGCACAGAGTATAG GTTCAGGTATACCTGAAATGAAGACCATCCTCCGAGGAGTGCACCTGAAGGAGTACCTCACGTACAGGGCCATGATATCCAAGATTGTTGGGCTCACTGCCACTCTGGGGTCCGGTCTACCGCTGGGTAAAGAG GGCCCATCAGTGCACATAGCATCGATGGTGGCGACGCTCCTCTCGAAGCTGGTGACGACCTTCCAAGGGATCTACTCCAACGAGTCGAGGACCAGTGAGATGCTGGCTGCGGCCTGCGCTGTGGGAGTCGCCTCGTGCTTCGCTGCTCCCGTCGGAG GTGTCCTATTCTCAATAGAAGTAACGACAACATACTTCGCCGTGCGAAACTACTGGCGTGGCTTCTTCGCGGCTTGCTGCAGTGCTATT ATGTTCCGACTACTATCAGTATGGTCTGGCGCGATGCCGACAGTGAAGCCTCTGTTCCCCACGAACCTGCCCCAAGACTTCCCCTTCGATCCTCAGGAGTTTGCTGTCTTCGTGCTGCTGGG taTCGTAAGCGGTCTACTAGCGGCGCTGTGGGTGTTCCTCCACCGACAGTACGTGCTTTTCATCAGGAACACCAAGTCACTCAGCAACTTCTTGCAGAAGAA TCGTTTCATCTACCCCGGCTTCATAACTCTAGCAGTAATGTCCATTCTGTTCCCGCCGGGCATCGGAAAATACATGGCGGCTGATTTAGGGAACCAAGAACAG GTGCTGTCCCTGTTCTCGAACTTCACATGGACGGACTCGCTGACGGCGGAGCAGGCCGCCGTGGTGTCGCACTGGCAGACCCTCGACGTCGACCACTTCGGCTGCCTCATCATATACTTCTTTTCCATT TTCTTCCTAAGCTTGGTATCGTGTACGCTGCCGGTGCCGGCCGGTATCTTCGTGCCGGCCTTCAAGATGGGAGCCTCGCTGGGTCGGTTCACCGGGGAGGTCATGCACTACTTCTGTCCCCTCGGGGTCGCCTACGGGGGGCATATACAGAAGATATTGCCGG GAGGCTACGCGGTAGTAGGCGCGGCCGCGTTCACCGGCGCCGTCACTCACACCGTCTCCACTATTGTCATCGTCAGCGAGATGACTGGACAG GTGACCCACCTGCTGCCAATAATGGCGGCGGTGCTGGCCGCCAACGCGACGGCCTCGCTGCTGCAACCGTCCTGCTTCGACAGTATCATACTCATCAAGAAACTGCCCTACCTGCCCGACCTGCTGTCCTCTGCTAGCC GTATGTACGACATCTGCGTGGAAGACTTCATGGTGCGCGATGTCAAGTACATCTGGAACAGGATGAGCTTCCAGCAGCTCAAAGACCTGCTCAAGGAGAATAAG ACAATAAAAAGCTTCCCCCTAGTGGACAGTCCATCGTCCATGGTTCTCCTGGGCTCCATCCACCGCTGGGAGCTGGTGAAGGTGATTGAGAAGCAGGTCGGCCGGGACAGGAGGCTGCAGATCGCCGCGCTGTGGCATCGGGAGGCCGAGCTTAGGAGGAGGGACGAGGAGGCTCGGAAGAAAGTTAGGAGGCCTTCTAGGTTTGAG GTGACTCCAGCTCCAGATATGCTGCAAGTACCAGGCACCGGTATGACGAGAGGATCCTCACTCACCACCAAAGACCAGGGAGGACTTATACCTC CCCCCGGGCAGCTGTTCCGTCCGAAGTCGATCCTGAAGAAGACGAACTCGTTCACCCTGTCGCGGGGGCTGGGCCCCGCCCACAGCGCCCCCCACACCCCCAGCACGCCGCAGCCCTCCGTCTACACCACTGTTACGGGCGCTGAGACCAG GATCCGAGCAGCGTTCGAGGCGATATTCAAGCGTTCCACCCTCCTGCAAGACGTGGAGGGAGGGCTGCCGGACCAACTCAGTCCCACATCGCTACCTAGGAGCCCGTCCATCAATAAGAAAGTGCAGCTG CCACGAGAGCGAGTATGCGACATGTCCCCCGAGGACCAGAAGGCGTGGGAGCAGATGGAGATGGCGAAGGAGATAGACTTCGACAGAATGCTGCAGATCGCCAGGAAGCGAGACATG CACCCTGACGACCCGGAGTACGAGGACGAGAACCTGTACATCTGCCACATCGACCCCGCGCCCTTCCAGCTGGTGGAGAGGACCTCGCTGCTCAAG
- the LOC118281893 gene encoding chloride channel protein 2 isoform X4: MAVVNFAMDRGIAVCQNARMWMYKDLATSTFSQYVAWVSLPVCLILFAAGFVHIVAAQSIGSGIPEMKTILRGVHLKEYLTYRAMISKIVGLTATLGSGLPLGKEGPSVHIASMVATLLSKLVTTFQGIYSNESRTSEMLAAACAVGVASCFAAPVGGVLFSIEVTTTYFAVRNYWRGFFAACCSAIMFRLLSVWSGAMPTVKPLFPTNLPQDFPFDPQEFAVFVLLGIVSGLLAALWVFLHRQYVLFIRNTKSLSNFLQKNRFIYPGFITLAVMSILFPPGIGKYMAADLGNQEQVLSLFSNFTWTDSLTAEQAAVVSHWQTLDVDHFGCLIIYFFSIFFLSLVSCTLPVPAGIFVPAFKMGASLGRFTGEVMHYFCPLGVAYGGHIQKILPGGYAVVGAAAFTGAVTHTVSTIVIVSEMTGQVTHLLPIMAAVLAANATASLLQPSCFDSIILIKKLPYLPDLLSSASRMYDICVEDFMVRDVKYIWNRMSFQQLKDLLKENKTIKSFPLVDSPSSMVLLGSIHRWELVKVIEKQVGRDRRLQIAALWHREAELRRRDEEARKKVRRPSRFEVTPAPDMLQVPGTGMTRGSSLTTKDQGGLIPPPGQLFRPKSILKKTNSFTLSRGLGPAHSAPHTPSTPQPSVYTTVTGAETRIRAAFEAIFKRSTLLQDVEGGLPDQLSPTSLPRSPSINKKVQLPRERVCDMSPEDQKAWEQMEMAKEIDFDRMLQIARKRDMHPDDPEYEDENLYICHIDPAPFQLVERTSLLKVHSLFSTLGVSRAYVTAIGRLIGVVSLKELRKAIEDVNSGALTLANRPEPPVAVPTTIKVVSTMPAPPSDSETAKLTAPGDH; this comes from the exons ATGGCGGTCGTCAACTTCGCCATGGACAGGGGCATCGCTGTCTGTCAGAATG CCCGCATGTGGATGTACAAGGACCTGGCGACGTCTACGTTCAGCCAGTACGTGGCCTGGGTGTCGCTGCCGGTCTGCCTCATACTGTTCGCCGCTGGATTCGTGCACATAGTCGCTGCACAGAGTATAG GTTCAGGTATACCTGAAATGAAGACCATCCTCCGAGGAGTGCACCTGAAGGAGTACCTCACGTACAGGGCCATGATATCCAAGATTGTTGGGCTCACTGCCACTCTGGGGTCCGGTCTACCGCTGGGTAAAGAG GGCCCATCAGTGCACATAGCATCGATGGTGGCGACGCTCCTCTCGAAGCTGGTGACGACCTTCCAAGGGATCTACTCCAACGAGTCGAGGACCAGTGAGATGCTGGCTGCGGCCTGCGCTGTGGGAGTCGCCTCGTGCTTCGCTGCTCCCGTCGGAG GTGTCCTATTCTCAATAGAAGTAACGACAACATACTTCGCCGTGCGAAACTACTGGCGTGGCTTCTTCGCGGCTTGCTGCAGTGCTATT ATGTTCCGACTACTATCAGTATGGTCTGGCGCGATGCCGACAGTGAAGCCTCTGTTCCCCACGAACCTGCCCCAAGACTTCCCCTTCGATCCTCAGGAGTTTGCTGTCTTCGTGCTGCTGGG taTCGTAAGCGGTCTACTAGCGGCGCTGTGGGTGTTCCTCCACCGACAGTACGTGCTTTTCATCAGGAACACCAAGTCACTCAGCAACTTCTTGCAGAAGAA TCGTTTCATCTACCCCGGCTTCATAACTCTAGCAGTAATGTCCATTCTGTTCCCGCCGGGCATCGGAAAATACATGGCGGCTGATTTAGGGAACCAAGAACAG GTGCTGTCCCTGTTCTCGAACTTCACATGGACGGACTCGCTGACGGCGGAGCAGGCCGCCGTGGTGTCGCACTGGCAGACCCTCGACGTCGACCACTTCGGCTGCCTCATCATATACTTCTTTTCCATT TTCTTCCTAAGCTTGGTATCGTGTACGCTGCCGGTGCCGGCCGGTATCTTCGTGCCGGCCTTCAAGATGGGAGCCTCGCTGGGTCGGTTCACCGGGGAGGTCATGCACTACTTCTGTCCCCTCGGGGTCGCCTACGGGGGGCATATACAGAAGATATTGCCGG GAGGCTACGCGGTAGTAGGCGCGGCCGCGTTCACCGGCGCCGTCACTCACACCGTCTCCACTATTGTCATCGTCAGCGAGATGACTGGACAG GTGACCCACCTGCTGCCAATAATGGCGGCGGTGCTGGCCGCCAACGCGACGGCCTCGCTGCTGCAACCGTCCTGCTTCGACAGTATCATACTCATCAAGAAACTGCCCTACCTGCCCGACCTGCTGTCCTCTGCTAGCC GTATGTACGACATCTGCGTGGAAGACTTCATGGTGCGCGATGTCAAGTACATCTGGAACAGGATGAGCTTCCAGCAGCTCAAAGACCTGCTCAAGGAGAATAAG ACAATAAAAAGCTTCCCCCTAGTGGACAGTCCATCGTCCATGGTTCTCCTGGGCTCCATCCACCGCTGGGAGCTGGTGAAGGTGATTGAGAAGCAGGTCGGCCGGGACAGGAGGCTGCAGATCGCCGCGCTGTGGCATCGGGAGGCCGAGCTTAGGAGGAGGGACGAGGAGGCTCGGAAGAAAGTTAGGAGGCCTTCTAGGTTTGAG GTGACTCCAGCTCCAGATATGCTGCAAGTACCAGGCACCGGTATGACGAGAGGATCCTCACTCACCACCAAAGACCAGGGAGGACTTATACCTC CCCCCGGGCAGCTGTTCCGTCCGAAGTCGATCCTGAAGAAGACGAACTCGTTCACCCTGTCGCGGGGGCTGGGCCCCGCCCACAGCGCCCCCCACACCCCCAGCACGCCGCAGCCCTCCGTCTACACCACTGTTACGGGCGCTGAGACCAG GATCCGAGCAGCGTTCGAGGCGATATTCAAGCGTTCCACCCTCCTGCAAGACGTGGAGGGAGGGCTGCCGGACCAACTCAGTCCCACATCGCTACCTAGGAGCCCGTCCATCAATAAGAAAGTGCAGCTG CCACGAGAGCGAGTATGCGACATGTCCCCCGAGGACCAGAAGGCGTGGGAGCAGATGGAGATGGCGAAGGAGATAGACTTCGACAGAATGCTGCAGATCGCCAGGAAGCGAGACATG CACCCTGACGACCCGGAGTACGAGGACGAGAACCTGTACATCTGCCACATCGACCCCGCGCCCTTCCAGCTGGTGGAGAGGACCTCGCTGCTCAAG